Proteins encoded together in one Drosophila albomicans strain 15112-1751.03 chromosome 2R, ASM965048v2, whole genome shotgun sequence window:
- the LOC117576537 gene encoding protein mini spindles isoform X5, giving the protein MAEDTEYKKLPIEERCVHKLWKARVDGYEEAAKLFRELDDEKSPEWSKYAGLIKKMVVDSNALAQEKGLEAALIFVENSGFAGRTVGDVMTGIVQKCIAAPKTKTKELSVQVTLMYVEIEKQEAVLEELVKGMEHKNPKIVSACVAATTQAMKEFGTKVIGVKPIIKKLAPLMSDRDKAVRDETKQLAVEMYRWIGAAMKSHIASLPQVTIKELEDEFEKLKGERAEPTRYLKSQQEKQAKIADEAATEDAYNDDDAEAGAEEVDPMDLIDPVDILSKMPKDFYDKLEEKKWTLRKESLETLEKLLTDNPKVENGEYGALVNALKKVITKDSNVVLVAMAGKCLALLAKGLSKRFSNYATACVSSLLEKFKEKKPNVVSALREAMDAIYGSTTLEAQQESIVEALANKNPSVKSETALFLARALTRTQPTALNKKLIKLLTTTLIKTLNESDPVVRDSSAEALGTLMKLVSEKALTPLLVDVDPLKLSKIKECHDKAEIKIKVAAPKKEARPATAPAAKPAAAKPSGGSTEPKPVARPATSGARKVVKKAAGASSVAPAALSKAPSGKALATEREMTPEEVQDKADELLPADILSGLVDSNWKNRLAAVEQLLAQITSFDSKQPGISQVLVRTISGRKPGLKEMNFQVLKYKLDIIRSVAENYPVTNITVDHVATEITEKLGDAKNSGGAADVLTALSEATKLEYVVGKVLSFALEQKSPKVQSEAFNWVNKSIIEFGFKIQPKLLIEDVRKGVQSTNPTVRGAAIQLVGTMTMYMGNAVMIFFDGEKPALKSQIQTEFNKNLGEKPPKPIRGVQRSSVSPEDDEDDDGAGGSSEPEVNLADLLPRVDISSQITEALLKEMSDKDWKTRNEGLTKLQAIITDAKLIKPSIGDLAPALAHRLVDSNAKIAQTALSICEQLSTAMGAGCRSHVRVLFPGFLHALGDSKSFVRAAALNCINSFGEQGGYKEFFESEMIADALKSGSPALKSELWNWLAEKLPPLPPKSIPKEELTSMVPHLYAHICDRNVDVRKNANEAVLGIMIHLGFEAMNRALDKQKPASKKDIMAALEKARPNLPVKPLPKGKQQAPIPEETKKVVRSGGAAAAQKQGAGKAGAGAGTEKTAAAVPSRKKDEDVDTSPLLAVNSIKNQRLIDEQKMRVLKWTFTTPREEFTDLLRDQMTTANVNKALMANMFHDDFRYHLKVIEQLSEDLPNNSRALICNLDLILKWLTLRFYDTNPSVLIKGLEYLGQVFQMLVEMEYMMAENEGSSFVPHLLLKIGDPKDAVRNGVRRVLRQINLLYPFTKVFSYVMEGLKSKNARQRTECLDELTYLIESYGLSICQPSQQVALKEIARQISDRDNSVRNAALNCIVMAYFLAGEKIYKLIGQLSEKDLSMLDERIKRAKKTRKPAVPVAEVPPNNRAVTQVVQQDSIEIEDAEGNGCDELPPPDEEGCQQPQLNARGRSNKLMERSTSSIETNLHSLTRQATFDQAPSAQVLQLQQQLQLQQQQAQQQRTSGPFGLDPNVMAEIEKDWVRADQMVFKEYTPVDTSLLFEPIKVIPTRDGFQYPQDKFDRLIARSHYIQQNLTTSPQSNNTGHTASGISPYRSPMRIQQQQMQTHQNNMDNNMPNLADVLPKHDPQLVKIIKAVSSNDTLKARAAINELTAIIESPEKQAVLRDYEEIFIQNVLAQLKNLSQLPISQALVVYQPLLSILYTFFNANILGKTLSVACIKNLMSALLHLLADQKLTSGDDSQYNKVINGICLKVLDKANFTNIYCALIRLLRETCPVAGLPKFTDLLMKCIWRNIKMLPERTNELNYDAVILEVHEFMLALPSTWWQNRPSDTPLRTVKTIIHNMAKVKGNAILQHLNQIPTHSELHTYLIRILKNFQKDGTVSGTGVSPQRQQFSAKEIATKRISHQTHDTVSQIFKLISDKDTKQQGLQKLYDFKQQNPDIDLSTFLQGASATFHKYIEEGLAEIERQNQNAGSTQAPDNRTAATRSYLTDVNYQNATHDPDYWMDRLQNLMSTRSASDDGSHMLDNKVADENLCLNSMNPQKVSLIRREKPELSPNRLQHIQAKLAQIKKENHAQ; this is encoded by the exons ATGGCTGAGGATACCGAGTACAAAAAGTTGCCCATTGAGGAGCGATGCGTTCACAAGCTGTGGAAGGCTAGAGTCGATGGCTACGAAGAGGCAGCTAAACTCTTTCGCGAATTAGACGATGAGAAGTCTCCGGAATGGTCTAAGTATGCGGGACTCATCAAGAAAATGGTGGTCGATTCAAATGCTTTGGCCCAAGAGAAGGGATTGGAGGCCGCATTGATATTCGTTGAGAACAGCGGCTTTGCCGGGCGAACAGTGGGTGATGTGATGACGGGAATTGTCCAGAAATGCATTGCAGCGCccaagacaaagacaaaggaACTATCTGTGCAGGTCACACTTATGTATGTGGAGATTGAGAAGCAAGAGGCTGTATTAGAAGAGCTGGTTAAGGGCATGGAACACAAGAATCCAAAGATCGTGTCTGCCTGTGTTGCAGCTACCACACAAGCAATGAAAGAATTTGGCACCAAGGTTATTGGCGTCAAGCCGATCATCAAAAAACTGGCTCCCCTTATGTCAGATCGCGACAAAGCTGTACGCGATGAAACCAAGCAGTTAGCAGTGGAAATGTATCGCTGGATTGGAGCTGCTATGAAGTCACACATTGCCTCGTTGCCACAGGTGACAATCAAAGAACTGGAAGATGAGTTTGAGAAATTAAAGGGTGAAAGGGCCGAGCCAACCAG ATATTTAAAATCACAGCAGGAAAAACAGGCAAAAATTGCAGATGAAGCCGCCACTGAGGATGCCTACAATG ATGATGACGCTGAAGCTGGCGCTGAGGAAGTAGACCCAATGGATCTAATTGATCCAGTTGATATTCTCTCCAAGATGCCCAAAGATTTTTATGACAAGCTAGAAGAGAAGAAGTGGACTCTGCGTAAAGAATCGCTTGAAACACTGGAGAAGTTGCTCACTGATAATCCAAAAGTTGAGAATGGTGAATATGGCGCGCTGGTCAACGCACTGAAGAAAGTCATTACCAAGGACTCGAATGTTGTACTCGTTGCCATGGCCGGCAAATGTTTGGCTTTACTGGCCAAAGGTCTTTCCAAACGCTTCTCCAACTACGCTACT GCTTGTGTATCATCACTCTTGGAAAAATTCAAGGAGAAGAAACCAAATGTTGTAAGCGCTCTGCGTGAGGCAATGGATGCCATTTATGGCTCGACAACATTGGAGGCTCAACAGGAGTCTATTGTGGAAGCTCTCGCCAACAAAAATCCTAGTGTCAAGTCCGAGACGGCACTATTCCTGGCGCGTGCTCTCACTCGTACCCAACCAACGgcgttaaacaaaaaactcattaaattaCTAACCACAACATTGATAAAGACGCTCAATGAATCCGACCCAGTTGTGCGTGACAGCAGCGCTGAAGCCCTGGGTACACTGATGAAGCTGGTCAGCGAGAAGGCGTTGACGCCACTGTTAGTCGATGTGGATCCATTGAAATTGAGCAAAATTAAGGAGTGTCACGATAAGGCCGAAATTAAGATCAAGGTAGCTGCACCCAAAAAGGAGGCACGTCCTGCAACAGCACCAGCGGCAAAGCCAGCTGCAGCTAAACCAAGCGGAGGAAGCACAGAACCCAAACCAGTGGCACGACCCGCAACATCCGGTGCTCGCAAGGTAGTCAAGAAAGCTGCAGGCGCTTCAAGTGTGGCACCAGCTGCCTTGTCGAAAGCTCCAAGTGGTAAGGCACTGGCCACAGAACGCGAAATGACACCTGAGGAGGTGCAGGATAAGGCGGATGAGCTATTACCAGCTGATATACTCAGCGGTTTAGTTGACAGCAACTGGAAGAATCGTTTAGCCGCTGTGGAACAGCTGCTAGCACAAATCACCAGTTTCGACAGCAAACAGCCGGGCATATCTCAAGTATTGGTGCGCACCATCAGCGGACGCAAGCCTGGCCTCAAGGAAATGAACTTCCAAGTGCTGAAATACAAACTGGACATAATACGCAGTGTGGCTGAGAACTATCCGGTGACAAACATAACAGTGGATCATGTGGCCACAGAAATAACTGAAAAACTGGGTGATGCTAAGAATAGTGGAGGAGCTGCCGATGTACTGACTGCTTTATCGGAGGCCACTAAGCTGGAGTATGTGGTCGGAAAGGTTCTTAGCTTTGCGCTAGAGCAAAAATCACCCAAAGTACAATCGGAGGCATTCAATTGGGTGAACAAATCAATTATTGAGTTTGGCTTTAAGATTCAGCCCAAATTGCTTATTGAAGATGTGAGAAAAGGCGTACAGAGCACAAATCCCACTGTTCGCGGCGCCGCCATACAACTTGTGGGCACCATGACCATGTATATGGGTAATGCTGTAATGATCTTCTTTGATGGTGAGAAACCTGCATTGAAATCGCAAATACAAACAGAGTTCAATAAGAATCTGGGCGAGAAACCTCCCAAACCAATACGTGGAGTACAGCGCAGTAGCGTTAGCCCAGaagatgatgaggatgatgatggtgCTGGCGGTTCATCCGAACCTGAAGTCAATTTAGCTGATCTCTTGCCACGTGTTGATATTTCCAGTCAAATCACAGAAGCTTTGTTGAAGGAGATGTCCGACAAAGACTGGAAGACCCGTAATGAAGGACTGACAAAACTACAGGCGATCATCACTGATGCCAAGCTAATTAAGCCAAGCATTGGTGATCTGGCGCCAGCACTTGCACATCGTCTAGTCGATTCCAATGCTAAAATTGCCCAAACTGCGCTTTCGATTTGTGAGCAACTGTCGACAGCAATGGGCGCCGGGTGTCGCAGTCATGTACGCGTTCTATTCCCGGGCTTCCTCCATGCTCTGGGAGACAGTAAAAGTTTTGTGCGAGCCGCAGCTCTTAATTGCATCAACAGTTTCGGCGAGCAGGGCGGCTACAAGGAGTTCTTTGAGAGCGAAATGATTGCCGATGCCTTGAAGAGTGGCTCACCGGCACTAAAGTCCGAGCTCTGGAATTGGTTAGCTGAAAAGTTGCCGCCTTTGCCGCCCAAGTCGATACCCAAGGAGGAGCTTACCTCAATGGTGCCACATCTGTATGCGCACATTTGTGATCGCAATGTGGATGTGCGCAAGAACGCTAATGAAGCTGTCTTGGGTATTATGATTCATCTGGGCTTCGAGGCAATGAATCGGGCTCTGGACAAACAGAAGCCTGCCTCCAAAAAGGATATTATGGCCGCCCTGGAGAAGGCGCGTCCCAATTTACCAGTCAAACCGTTGCCCAAGGGTAAACAACAAGCACCCATTCCCGAGGAAACCAAAAAGGTCGTACGAAGTGGTGGCGCTGCCGCCGCTCAAAAACAAGGTGCTGGCAAAGCTGGCGCTGGAGCTGGTACAGAgaagacagcagcagcggtgcCATCGCGTAAAAAGGATGAGGATGTTGACACATCGCCTCTGTTGGCAGTAAATAGTATCAAGAATCAGCGGCTCATCGATGAGCAAAAGATGCGTGTCCTCAAATGGACATTCACCACGCCACGCGAGGAATTTACGGACCTACTCCGCGATCAGATGACAACGGCCAATGTAAACAAGGCATTGATGGCGAACATGTTTCACGACGACTTTCG TTATCATTTGAAAGTAATTGAACAGTTGAGCGAGGATTTGCCGAATAACAGCAGAGCATTGATTTGTAATCTGGACCTGATATTAAAGTGGTTGACGCTGCGCTTCTATGATACGAACCCTTCTGTGCTTATTAAGGGTCTCGAGTATCTAGGACAAGTGTTCCAGATGTTGGTCGAAATGGAATACATGATGGCAGAGAATGAGGGCAGCAGCTTCGTGCCCCATTTACTGCTGAAG ATTGGTGATCCAAAGGATGCAGTCCGAAATGGCGTGCGACGTGTGCTTCGACagataaatttgttgtatcCTTTTACAAAGGTCTTCTCGTACGTTATGGAAGGACTGAAATCGAAGAATGCACGACAACGCACTGAATGCCTGGATGAATTGACCTATCTCATTGAGAGCTACGGACTAAGCATTTGCCAGCCATCTCAACAGGTGGCTCTCAAGGAGATTGCACGCCAAATCTCGGATCGTGACAACTCTGTGCGCAACGCAGCTCTCAATTGCATTGTGATGGCATATTTCCTGGCCGGCGAAAAGATCTACAAACTGATTGGCCAGTTGAGCGAGAAGGATCTTTCCATGTTAGATGAGCGCATTAAACGAGCTAAAAAGACAAGAAAACCAGCTGTACCCGTCGCCGAGGTACCGCCCAACAACAGGGCAGTGACGCAAGTGGTGCAACAAGATAGCATTGAAATTGAGGATGCTGAGGGAAATGGCTGTGACGAATTGCCGCCACCTGATGAGGAGGG CTGCCAGCAGCCACAGTTAAATGCCCGTGGTCGAAGCAACAAGCTAATGGAACGGAGTACCTCAAGCATAGAGACCAACTTACACTCCCTGACTCGACAGGC TACATTTGATCAGGCACCGTCCGCTCAagtgctgcaactgcaacaacaattgcagctgcaacaacaacaggcacaGCAACAGAGGACCAGCGGTCCCTTTGGTCTCGATCCCAATGTGATGGCCGAAATCGAAAAGGATTGGGTGCGTGCCGATCAGATGGTCTTTAAAGAATATACTCCAGTTGATACTTCGCTGCTCTTCGAGCCCATTAAAGTGATACCAACACGCGACGGATTCCAATATCCACAAGACAAATTTGATCGCCTCATTGCACGCTCGCATTACATTCAACAGAACCTGACTACGTCACCGCAGTCAAATAACACTGGCCACACGGCCAGCGGCATATCGCCCTATCGTAGTCCCATGCGcattcagcaacaacagatgCAGACGCATCAGAACAACATGGACAACAATATGCCTAA CTTAGCCGATGTGTTGCCCAAGCATGATCCACAACTGGTAAAGATAATTAAGGCAGTCAGCAGCAACGATACATTAAAAGCGCGTGCAGCAATCAATGAGTTGACCGCCATCATTGAATCTCCAGAGAAACAGGCTGTGCTGCGTGACTACGAGGAAATATTCATACAAAATGTGCTGGCACAGTTGAAG AATCTTTCGCAGCTGCCAATATCACAGGCACTTGTGGTGTATCAGCCATTGCTTTCCATTTTGTATACGTTCTTCAATGCCAATATTCTGGGCAAAACGCTGAGCGTGGCCTGCATTAAGAATCTCATGTCTGCGCTTTTGCATCTTCTGGCCGACCAAAAATTGACCAGTGGTGATGACAGCCAATACAACAAGGTTATTAATGGCATCTGCCTCAAAGTCCTGGACAAAGccaattttacaaatatttactg CGCCTTAATCCGATTACTGAGAGAGACCTGCCCGGTTGCGGGGCTGCCCAAGTTTACAGATTTActaatgaaatgcatttggcggaatattaaaatgttaccGGAGCGCACTAACGAGCTGAACTACGATGCCGTCATCTTGGAGGTGCATGAATTTATGCTGGCGTTGCCGAGTACATGGTGGCAGAATCGTCCATCAGATACGCCGTTGCGCACCGTCAAAACTATAATTCACAATATGGCCAAGGTGAAGGGTAATGCTATATTGCAGCATCTGAATCAGATACCCACACACTCTGAGCTGCACACATACTTGATACGCATCCTAAAG AATTTCCAAAAGGACGGAACTGTGTCCGGTACAGGTGTTTCCCCGCAGCGTCAGCAATTTTCAGCCAAGGAAATTGCCACCAAGCGAATATCGCATCAAACACATGATACGGTGTCACAGATCTTTAAGCTCATTTCGGACAAGGATACCAAGCAGCAAGGACTGCAAAAACTATACGACTTTAAG CAACAAAATCCGGACATCGATCTAAGTACATTCTTGCAAGGAGCCAGCGCAACCTTCCACAAGTATATTGAAGAAGGTCTTGCGGAGATTGAACGACAGAATCAGAATGCAGGCTCAACGCAAGCGCCGGATAACCGCACGG CTGCTACACGTTCTTATCTCACAGATGTCAACTATCAAAATGCCACACACGATCCCGACTATTGGATGGATCGTTTGCAGAATTTAATGTCCACACGAAGCGCTTCGGACGATGGCTCCCATATGCTGGACAATAAGGTAGCCGACGAGAACCTCTGCTTGAACTCGATGAATCCGCAGAAGGTGTCGCTCATCAGGCGTGAG AAACCCGAACTGTCGCCCAACCGTCTGCAGCACATTCAGGCTAAGCTGGCGCAGATCAAAAAGGAGAATCATGCCCAATAA